One genomic segment of Leptospira sp. WS92.C1 includes these proteins:
- a CDS encoding IS256 family transposase produces the protein MSKPKNRAEELLDELIKGKTPEELIGNEGLLKQLTKSLVERAMEGEMTHHLGYEKNASTGNNSGNSRNGKSSKKLKGDFGSIDLEVPRDRNGSFEPQIIQKGQTRFTGFDEKIISMYSRGMTTREISGHLKEIYQVEVSADLISQVTDSVMETVIEWQNRPLDKVYPILIMDALIVKVRDGNHVVNKAFYLALGINLQGTKEILGIWVERTEGAKFWLQILTDLKNRGVEDILIACVDGLKGFPDTIISVFPNAQVQLCIVHMVRNSLKWVSYKQKKELVIDLKAIYKSPSEEIAKKSLDDFSAKWDSQYPMISKSWRSNWESVIPFLAYPPNIRKAIYTTNAIESMNMGLRKIIKNRGSFPTDEAAVKLLYLALNNMSKKWTMPIQDWGKAMNQFSIIFGDRLKLDSF, from the coding sequence ATGAGCAAACCAAAGAATCGAGCTGAAGAACTTCTCGATGAGTTAATCAAAGGTAAGACCCCGGAAGAGCTGATCGGAAACGAAGGACTTTTAAAACAACTCACCAAATCGCTTGTTGAACGAGCGATGGAAGGAGAGATGACACATCACCTTGGATATGAGAAGAACGCCTCGACTGGCAATAACTCAGGCAATTCTCGAAATGGAAAAAGTAGCAAAAAGCTCAAAGGAGACTTTGGCTCTATCGATTTGGAAGTTCCTCGAGATAGGAACGGAAGTTTCGAACCGCAGATCATTCAGAAAGGACAGACACGCTTTACGGGATTCGATGAAAAGATCATCTCGATGTATTCTCGTGGAATGACAACTCGAGAAATTTCCGGACATCTCAAAGAAATCTACCAAGTCGAAGTCTCAGCGGATCTAATTTCTCAAGTAACGGATTCCGTAATGGAAACGGTGATCGAGTGGCAGAACCGCCCCTTGGACAAAGTGTATCCGATTCTCATTATGGATGCGCTGATCGTGAAGGTAAGAGATGGCAATCACGTCGTGAACAAAGCCTTTTATTTGGCTTTAGGAATCAATCTACAGGGCACAAAGGAGATTCTTGGGATCTGGGTAGAAAGAACCGAAGGAGCAAAGTTCTGGCTTCAGATTTTAACCGATTTAAAGAATCGAGGAGTCGAAGATATTTTAATCGCTTGTGTCGACGGACTAAAAGGATTTCCGGATACGATCATATCAGTCTTTCCTAATGCACAAGTTCAGCTTTGTATCGTTCATATGGTGAGGAATTCTTTGAAATGGGTTTCTTACAAACAGAAGAAAGAGTTGGTAATCGACCTAAAGGCCATCTACAAATCTCCATCGGAAGAGATCGCAAAGAAAAGCCTTGATGATTTTTCTGCCAAGTGGGACAGTCAGTATCCGATGATCAGCAAGTCCTGGAGAAGTAATTGGGAATCGGTGATTCCTTTTTTGGCTTACCCACCTAATATTCGTAAGGCGATATACACTACAAACGCTATCGAATCTATGAATATGGGTCTAAGAAAAATAATCAAGAATCGGGGATCCTTTCCTACCGATGAGGCGGCAGTCAAGCTTCTCTATTTAGCGTTGAATAATATGTCTAAAAAATGGACCATGCCGATTCAAGATTGGGGAAAAGCAATGAATCAGTTTTCAATTATTTTCGGAGATCGATTGAAATTAGATTCGTTTTAA
- a CDS encoding tetratricopeptide repeat protein has translation MKKIVLSFLFIFFLCLSETFGQESDRYQQIRDYIDSNRIQEAQSLLDEWIKLDPNDATIQLYQTEVWIRVADQKYKDRKFKTAFAYYEKSFANWPNNPSVRARYMELKDKKLVDHVPSSSIFKTRYSGFGSSSSENGSLNIPFQEMNESLKQIRDEIHLLQEKSFQFYLTLTLISISILLQCFILLRLVSRR, from the coding sequence ATGAAAAAGATTGTTCTTAGTTTTCTATTTATCTTTTTTCTCTGCCTTTCTGAGACATTCGGGCAAGAAAGCGATCGATATCAACAGATCCGAGACTACATCGATTCCAATCGAATCCAGGAAGCCCAATCGCTATTAGATGAATGGATTAAACTAGATCCTAACGATGCTACAATTCAGCTCTATCAAACTGAAGTTTGGATTCGTGTAGCTGACCAAAAATACAAGGATCGTAAATTCAAGACCGCTTTTGCCTATTACGAGAAATCTTTTGCGAACTGGCCAAATAATCCTTCGGTGAGGGCCAGATATATGGAGCTAAAAGACAAGAAACTCGTGGATCATGTTCCGTCCTCATCGATTTTTAAAACTCGATATTCTGGATTCGGTTCTTCGTCTAGTGAAAATGGTAGTTTAAACATTCCGTTTCAAGAAATGAATGAGTCTTTGAAACAAATTCGCGATGAAATTCATCTTTTACAAGAAAAGTCATTTCAATTCTATCTAACATTAACTTTGATTTCTATTTCTATTCTTTTACAATGCTTCATTCTGCTCAGATTAGTCTCTCGACGTTAA
- a CDS encoding site-specific integrase — protein MNLIRENSLTILRSPQAPNVNTRNSYDSQIAQFNRWNNGEAITPDRIQLYLNNLKSKGIRAATIRLAKSALKKGIKNSLPEKASNLAFLSLLDTAFKEMKVDSTRYSVKESAVLSKKEISLLCNNTPKKLSLMIKAGVPPI, from the coding sequence ATGAACTTAATTCGAGAAAATTCATTAACAATTCTAAGAAGCCCACAAGCACCAAACGTCAACACACGTAATTCCTATGATAGTCAAATCGCACAATTTAATCGTTGGAATAACGGAGAAGCGATTACACCTGACCGAATCCAACTTTACCTAAACAATTTGAAATCGAAAGGAATTCGGGCTGCAACAATCCGACTCGCAAAATCGGCCTTAAAAAAAGGAATCAAAAACTCTCTTCCTGAGAAGGCAAGTAACCTAGCATTCTTAAGTCTGTTGGATACCGCTTTTAAAGAAATGAAAGTAGACTCTACGAGATATTCCGTAAAGGAATCAGCAGTTTTATCCAAGAAAGAAATATCCCTCCTATGCAATAATACACCTAAGAAGTTATCCTTAATGATAAAGGCTGGAGTTCCCCCGATTTAG
- a CDS encoding tyrosine-type recombinase/integrase produces MLKDKMISDMIVHGYSKKTIKSYTECVAKLTEFHKLSPLAMKPSHIYDFFLHLRKSELCDSSILVYYSALLLFYTLTKKKSVMKLIPTPKKKPKVATVLNKTEITNFLRHCNTLKEKTIFTLLYSSGIRIGELEQLKINHIDFERKSIFIVEGKGSKQRYAILADQAAYLINQYIKSYQPTSYLFFSFAKGRNFHINMRWIQIRFKEICKASGIIKNASVHSLRHSFASHLLEDGYSIFYIQKLLGHTALNSTLIYLHVSPQYLLRIPSPMEKIDSAKMSVFETDSQHGLELQMP; encoded by the coding sequence ATGTTAAAAGATAAAATGATTTCGGATATGATTGTTCATGGTTACTCAAAAAAGACAATTAAGTCTTATACAGAGTGCGTAGCTAAATTGACAGAGTTTCATAAACTTTCTCCTTTAGCGATGAAACCATCTCACATCTACGACTTCTTTCTTCATTTGCGAAAGAGTGAACTATGTGATTCATCGATTCTCGTCTATTACAGCGCGTTATTATTGTTTTATACGCTCACGAAAAAGAAATCAGTGATGAAGCTGATTCCTACTCCAAAGAAAAAACCGAAAGTAGCTACCGTTCTAAATAAAACTGAAATTACCAATTTCTTAAGACACTGCAACACCCTGAAAGAAAAAACTATTTTTACGCTACTATATTCATCCGGAATAAGAATTGGAGAGTTAGAACAGCTAAAAATAAATCATATAGATTTTGAACGAAAATCTATCTTTATCGTAGAAGGGAAAGGAAGCAAACAAAGATACGCGATTCTAGCCGACCAGGCAGCTTACCTGATAAATCAATATATTAAGAGTTATCAACCTACTTCGTATCTTTTTTTCTCGTTTGCGAAAGGTAGGAATTTCCATATTAATATGAGATGGATTCAAATAAGATTCAAAGAAATCTGCAAGGCTTCCGGGATTATTAAGAATGCAAGCGTGCATTCCTTAAGGCACTCTTTTGCCTCTCACCTTTTAGAAGACGGATATAGCATATTTTATATTCAGAAATTATTAGGACATACAGCTTTAAATAGCACCCTCATCTATCTCCACGTAAGCCCACAATATTTACTACGAATTCCGAGTCCGATGGAAAAGATCGATTCTGCAAAAATGAGCGTTTTCGAAACCGATTCGCAGCATGGATTAGAATTACAAATGCCTTAA
- a CDS encoding IS3 family transposase, with protein sequence MKYSFIKTNHIPFRLEKMCNVLDVSKSGYYSWLKRPESGRSKANRELDKNIQRLYGENEGRAGYLRIHQDLRAESNLVSKNRVYKRMHVMGLKAVRKRSFHPVTTNSKHKLPVAQNLLNQDFKTFSLNKIWLSDITYIPIAGRWSYLFAIKDLYNREIIGWELAPTLEARHLLHAFEKALMRRRSPKAVIFHSDRGVQYASEDFRKALSKNEFIQSMSRKGNCYDNAPMESFFKTLKVEEVYRRKFNTIKDAKYFLFDYIERYYNRRRRHSALGYLSPVEFREQITV encoded by the coding sequence TTGAAGTATTCGTTTATTAAAACGAATCACATTCCTTTTCGACTTGAGAAGATGTGCAACGTTCTTGATGTATCGAAGAGTGGGTATTACAGCTGGCTGAAAAGACCAGAAAGCGGGAGGTCTAAAGCCAATCGCGAATTGGATAAAAACATCCAGCGACTTTATGGGGAGAATGAAGGCAGAGCCGGTTATTTACGAATTCATCAGGACCTGCGAGCAGAATCGAATCTCGTTTCAAAGAACCGAGTTTACAAGAGAATGCATGTAATGGGCTTAAAGGCCGTTCGGAAACGTTCTTTTCATCCTGTAACCACCAATTCTAAGCATAAACTCCCAGTAGCTCAAAATCTTTTGAATCAGGATTTTAAGACATTCTCCTTAAATAAGATTTGGCTCTCGGATATCACCTACATACCTATTGCCGGAAGATGGTCCTATCTCTTTGCAATCAAGGATCTCTACAATCGAGAAATCATCGGTTGGGAGTTAGCGCCTACCCTTGAGGCAAGGCATCTTCTTCATGCATTCGAAAAGGCTTTAATGCGGAGGAGATCCCCGAAAGCAGTTATATTCCACTCGGATAGAGGAGTCCAATATGCCAGCGAAGATTTTAGAAAAGCTTTAAGTAAAAATGAGTTCATCCAAAGCATGAGCAGGAAAGGTAACTGCTACGACAATGCTCCGATGGAATCTTTCTTTAAAACTCTAAAGGTAGAAGAAGTTTACAGAAGGAAATTCAACACTATTAAGGATGCGAAATATTTTCTGTTTGACTATATCGAAAGATACTACAACAGAAGGAGAAGACACTCGGCTTTAGGCTATCTTAGCCCTGTCGAGTTCAGAGAACAAATTACTGTATGA
- a CDS encoding uracil-DNA glycosylase family protein: MFNIKKINFPISWYLYFQFMLRNSISENLFKEMRSLVNSYPANRVCPVGRPLDGIVAFFPGGSGLLRDHDNIIPDVMVLGQDFGTFDDFSRMSSMSRSQERKSPTWINFESLAYQVGLSLERCFFTNVIMGLRMIGKSTGLNLGLKDVNFKNQNIQFLKRQIELINPKIVIVLGAIPAQLISEISNDLRIWKDFKFKKVDENRKAQIRIVRLKDGSQGFTCVVIVHPSFRNFHVKRRKYKNYEGNCAEVQLLKEAIKALIP, encoded by the coding sequence GTGTTTAATATTAAAAAAATTAATTTCCCGATTTCTTGGTATTTGTATTTTCAGTTCATGTTAAGGAATTCTATCTCAGAAAATTTATTTAAAGAAATGAGAAGTCTTGTTAACTCTTATCCGGCAAATAGAGTGTGTCCCGTTGGGAGACCCTTAGATGGAATTGTGGCTTTTTTTCCTGGTGGAAGCGGTTTATTACGCGATCATGATAATATAATTCCTGACGTTATGGTTCTCGGGCAAGATTTCGGAACTTTTGATGATTTTAGCAGAATGAGCAGTATGAGCCGAAGTCAGGAGCGAAAGAGTCCAACTTGGATAAATTTTGAGTCATTGGCTTATCAAGTTGGTTTATCCTTAGAAAGATGTTTTTTTACAAATGTTATTATGGGCTTAAGAATGATTGGTAAAAGTACTGGCCTTAATCTTGGCTTAAAGGATGTGAATTTCAAAAATCAGAATATTCAATTTCTTAAAAGACAAATAGAGTTAATCAATCCCAAGATTGTTATTGTGTTAGGCGCTATTCCAGCACAACTAATATCTGAAATTTCAAATGATCTGAGAATTTGGAAAGATTTTAAATTTAAGAAGGTTGATGAAAACCGAAAAGCGCAAATTCGGATAGTTAGGTTGAAGGATGGCTCCCAAGGGTTTACTTGTGTAGTAATTGTTCATCCTAGTTTTCGAAATTTTCATGTGAAAAGGAGGAAATATAAGAATTATGAAGGGAATTGTGCTGAAGTTCAATTGTTAAAAGAAGCTATAAAGGCGTTAATTCCTTAA
- a CDS encoding transposase, translating to MSRKSQYDEEFQKNAVDLLLKTSKSLGQLSNDLGVSINTLRNWKKKYLTDEGPFKDALQDKVDRLEKQLAEVTEEREILKKSVAIFLKPRS from the coding sequence ATGTCCCGTAAATCCCAATATGATGAAGAATTTCAAAAGAATGCAGTCGACCTTTTGCTCAAGACAAGTAAGTCCTTAGGCCAACTATCGAATGATTTAGGTGTATCGATAAATACGCTAAGAAATTGGAAGAAGAAATATCTGACGGATGAGGGTCCGTTCAAAGATGCGCTTCAGGACAAAGTAGATCGCCTCGAAAAACAGTTAGCGGAAGTGACGGAGGAGAGGGAGATCCTAAAAAAGTCCGTGGCCATCTTCTTGAAACCCCGCAGTTGA
- a CDS encoding SBBP repeat-containing protein, which produces MKKILRKLKTFLSIYLILFMSLNCDLNKKKETDPVFLYSIIEALSHLTLPGPNALWTKLIGTTPSNLILPYSMSKDGSGNIYIAGQASGTLYGVPGPPGSMFIIQMNTDGNALFTKRFDRPIKAMTTDNAGNFYVIAITQQDIDGETYSGGFLDENAVLTKFSNDGTRQWTRLMGDIGIPTIPRNIVIDTFNNIYILGNTQDGLDGQTTGVPGGCDYLVKYDSNGNKQWTKLLGNSIGFTDLTTFNGNAFLIGGYNNYSTRRDIILIKYDSNGNKEWERTTGENGFFSHPKVITADQTGNLYITGTSSGSLNGQPAFPAGEIFTAKYNSNGNLHWVRTLGINGNLLVISGQSSTPKAITLSSQGVVFVSGETEGNIDNQPHTSDEKDNLFLVRYDLEGNKLSTSLAGTKGHYMSIVGIVTDASGFAYITGSTDGPLNGVSYIGTPGTGSNIFITKY; this is translated from the coding sequence ATGAAAAAAATCTTAAGAAAGTTAAAAACATTTCTTTCCATCTACCTAATTCTGTTTATGAGTTTAAACTGTGATCTTAATAAGAAAAAGGAAACAGATCCGGTCTTTCTCTATTCCATAATCGAAGCGTTAAGCCATCTTACTCTTCCGGGTCCAAACGCTCTTTGGACTAAACTCATAGGAACAACTCCTTCAAACTTAATACTCCCCTATTCTATGAGCAAAGACGGATCGGGAAATATTTATATCGCAGGACAAGCAAGTGGTACGTTATACGGGGTTCCGGGACCACCCGGTTCCATGTTTATCATTCAGATGAATACTGATGGGAATGCGCTTTTTACAAAACGTTTTGACAGGCCGATTAAAGCAATGACTACCGATAATGCTGGAAATTTCTATGTAATTGCAATTACTCAGCAAGACATAGATGGAGAAACGTATTCTGGTGGCTTCTTAGATGAAAACGCAGTCCTTACCAAGTTCTCTAATGATGGGACCAGACAATGGACGCGATTGATGGGTGATATCGGAATTCCGACAATCCCAAGAAACATTGTCATCGATACATTCAATAACATTTATATCTTAGGGAATACTCAAGATGGATTGGACGGACAAACTACAGGTGTTCCAGGCGGATGCGATTATCTCGTAAAATACGATTCCAATGGAAACAAACAATGGACCAAGCTCCTTGGCAACTCCATTGGATTTACTGATTTAACAACATTTAACGGAAACGCATTTCTAATTGGTGGGTATAATAATTATTCGACCAGAAGAGACATCATTCTCATAAAATACGATTCAAATGGGAATAAAGAATGGGAACGGACTACTGGGGAAAATGGTTTTTTTTCTCATCCTAAAGTAATTACAGCAGATCAAACGGGAAATCTTTACATTACCGGAACCTCGTCAGGAAGTCTTAACGGACAACCTGCTTTTCCAGCGGGAGAAATATTTACCGCAAAGTATAATTCCAACGGAAATTTACATTGGGTTCGTACGTTAGGCATCAATGGAAATCTTTTAGTAATTTCAGGACAATCTTCGACACCAAAAGCAATTACTCTTTCCAGCCAAGGAGTAGTTTTTGTCTCCGGTGAAACGGAAGGGAATATAGACAATCAACCTCATACTTCGGACGAAAAGGATAATCTATTTCTCGTTAGATATGATCTGGAAGGAAATAAGCTTTCGACAAGCCTTGCAGGTACTAAAGGACACTACATGAGTATTGTAGGAATTGTCACAGATGCATCGGGATTTGCATATATCACAGGAAGTACAGACGGGCCATTGAATGGTGTTTCTTATATCGGAACGCCAGGAACAGGATCCAACATATTTATCACAAAATATTAA
- a CDS encoding kelch repeat-containing protein, whose translation MRSLLSIPFILFFLNCGNSPLTNGTGLDSHKLDGFPIVIPGSTSATVIFKCKAESTAAVAYGKGSVEGVMPSIANSKDHIVVINGLESQTNYLYSAFCGDLQSPPNPLMLTFQTLISDQPQKTRGIWLLGGIGAGINPIAQVDLYDPVANQWFPAITNIPTPRAYSNITSHQGKIYVMGGLIKTGGVFVAVNTVDEYDPYNNIWKTLSPMPDTHQGGIAISSGNDIYIIAGTTSANMATGTLTNTVYKFTPSLGLNGTWIKYISNTAIFQRVDMPGCDIQGTIFFSGGRRAVNDGLPFQTSDAYIPSGNTTTTLAEASINQARYGSAIACYRPNPKDPFPADPASILIAGGSSTADVFQPPGGITSSNVFDYGLATVSNFTAGGILPASLYYPAIEVSYELRRVFLFGGASLTNVPLDKVYSLDLGNPTTTPWRTESITLPVARFGHKAVILSR comes from the coding sequence ATGAGATCATTACTTTCAATTCCATTCATTCTATTCTTCTTAAATTGCGGAAACTCACCGCTTACTAACGGAACTGGATTAGATTCTCACAAACTCGATGGCTTTCCTATTGTGATCCCGGGCTCTACAAGTGCGACTGTGATTTTCAAATGCAAAGCAGAATCAACGGCTGCTGTAGCATATGGAAAAGGAAGCGTTGAAGGTGTGATGCCAAGCATAGCTAATTCTAAAGATCATATCGTCGTAATCAATGGATTAGAATCTCAGACAAACTATCTCTATTCAGCTTTCTGTGGGGATCTACAATCCCCTCCTAATCCATTGATGTTGACCTTCCAAACGTTAATCAGCGACCAACCTCAAAAGACAAGAGGAATCTGGTTACTTGGTGGGATTGGCGCGGGAATTAATCCCATCGCGCAAGTAGACTTGTATGATCCGGTTGCAAACCAGTGGTTTCCCGCAATTACGAATATTCCTACTCCAAGAGCTTATTCGAATATAACTTCTCATCAGGGAAAAATCTACGTTATGGGTGGCTTAATAAAAACAGGCGGTGTTTTCGTAGCTGTCAATACTGTTGATGAATACGATCCTTATAATAATATATGGAAAACCTTAAGCCCGATGCCGGATACTCATCAAGGTGGAATAGCAATTTCTTCAGGAAATGATATTTACATCATCGCAGGAACTACCTCGGCCAATATGGCAACTGGAACGTTGACAAATACTGTTTACAAATTTACCCCTTCATTAGGGCTAAATGGAACTTGGATAAAGTATATTTCGAATACGGCCATTTTTCAAAGAGTGGATATGCCGGGATGCGACATTCAAGGTACAATTTTCTTTTCCGGTGGCAGAAGAGCGGTAAACGATGGTCTCCCCTTTCAAACATCCGATGCCTATATTCCTTCCGGAAATACCACTACAACCCTGGCAGAAGCCTCTATCAATCAAGCTCGTTACGGATCTGCAATCGCTTGTTACAGACCCAATCCTAAAGACCCATTTCCAGCCGATCCGGCGTCTATCTTAATCGCAGGCGGCTCAAGCACTGCAGATGTATTTCAACCACCGGGTGGAATCACCTCTTCGAACGTATTTGATTATGGTCTGGCAACTGTATCAAACTTTACTGCCGGTGGAATCCTACCTGCTTCTCTTTACTATCCGGCAATAGAAGTATCTTACGAGCTAAGAAGAGTTTTCTTATTCGGTGGAGCGTCTTTAACGAACGTTCCTTTAGATAAAGTATATTCTCTGGATCTTGGAAATCCGACAACCACTCCCTGGAGAACAGAGTCTATTACTCTTCCAGTTGCTCGGTTTGGTCATAAGGCTGTAATTCTAAGTAGATGA
- a CDS encoding SH3 domain-containing protein has product MNKLYIVLSILIIFCSCKPKVTIKYVSANSGLIVRGAPSSKMESIGKLSFNQAVEIVEGTQVKETIGFIEGYWVKIKSENAKGYVFDAYLSEEPILNTSNILGLYRGTYGNDKSIYGEVNILPSQKSEFILNFCHDLAYVKGNWVLDGGIINLQIDQKYKGCCPEIGMEGLYFRINNRNELYYIGKPIYACSLGEVGRSLPRVDR; this is encoded by the coding sequence ATGAATAAGCTTTATATTGTCTTGAGTATTTTGATTATTTTCTGTTCTTGCAAACCAAAAGTTACGATCAAATATGTTTCAGCAAATTCTGGATTAATTGTTCGCGGTGCTCCTTCTTCTAAAATGGAGTCAATTGGTAAGCTAAGTTTTAACCAAGCAGTAGAGATAGTAGAAGGGACGCAAGTCAAAGAAACAATTGGTTTTATCGAAGGTTATTGGGTAAAGATTAAAAGTGAGAATGCTAAAGGATATGTATTTGATGCTTATCTTTCTGAAGAACCTATTCTTAATACATCTAATATCTTAGGATTGTATCGTGGAACCTACGGAAATGATAAAAGCATTTATGGAGAAGTAAACATTCTCCCAAGCCAAAAGTCTGAATTCATTCTAAACTTCTGTCATGATCTTGCTTATGTAAAAGGTAACTGGGTTTTAGATGGTGGAATAATCAATCTTCAAATCGATCAGAAATACAAGGGTTGCTGTCCGGAAATAGGAATGGAAGGTTTATATTTTCGAATCAATAATAGGAACGAATTGTATTATATTGGGAAGCCAATTTATGCATGCTCATTGGGTGAGGTAGGACGATCCTTACCCCGAGTCGATAGGTAG
- a CDS encoding IS256 family transposase, with protein sequence MSKPKNRAEELLDELIKGKTPEELIGNEGLLKQLTKSLVERAMEGEMTHHLGYEKNASTGNNSGNSRNGKSSKKLKGDFGSIDLEVPRDRNGSFEPQIIQKGQTRFTGFDEKIISMYSRGMTTREISEHLKEIYQVEVSADLISQVTDSVMETVIEWQNRPLDKVYPILIMDALIVKVRDGNHVVNKAFYLALGINLQGTKEILGIWVERTEGAKFWLQILTDLKNRGVEDILIACVDGLKGFPDTIISVFPNAQVQLCIVHMVRNSLKWVSYKQKKELVIDLKAIYKSPSEEIAKKSLDDFSAKWDSQYPMISKSWRSNWESVIPFLAYPPNIRKAIYTTNAIESMNMGLRKIIKNRGSFPTDEAAVKLLYLALNNMSKKWTMPIQDWGKAMNQFSIIFGDRLKLDSF encoded by the coding sequence ATGAGCAAACCAAAGAATCGAGCTGAAGAACTTCTCGATGAGTTAATCAAAGGTAAGACCCCGGAAGAGCTGATCGGAAACGAAGGACTCTTAAAACAACTCACCAAATCGCTTGTTGAACGAGCGATGGAAGGAGAGATGACACATCACCTTGGATATGAGAAGAACGCCTCGACTGGCAATAACTCAGGCAATTCTCGAAATGGAAAAAGTAGCAAAAAGCTCAAAGGAGACTTTGGCTCTATCGATTTGGAAGTTCCTCGAGATAGGAACGGAAGTTTCGAACCTCAGATCATTCAGAAAGGACAGACACGCTTTACGGGATTCGATGAAAAGATCATCTCGATGTATTCTCGTGGAATGACAACTCGAGAAATTTCCGAACATCTCAAAGAAATCTACCAAGTCGAAGTCTCAGCGGATCTAATTTCTCAAGTAACGGATTCCGTAATGGAAACGGTGATCGAGTGGCAGAACCGCCCCTTGGACAAAGTGTATCCGATTCTCATTATGGATGCGCTGATCGTGAAGGTAAGAGATGGCAATCACGTCGTGAACAAAGCCTTTTATTTGGCTTTAGGAATCAATCTACAGGGCACAAAGGAGATTCTTGGGATCTGGGTAGAAAGAACCGAAGGAGCAAAGTTCTGGCTTCAGATTTTAACCGATTTAAAGAATCGAGGAGTCGAAGATATTTTAATCGCTTGTGTCGACGGACTAAAAGGATTTCCGGATACGATCATATCAGTCTTTCCTAATGCACAAGTTCAGCTTTGTATCGTTCATATGGTGAGGAATTCTTTGAAATGGGTTTCTTACAAACAGAAGAAAGAGTTGGTAATCGACCTAAAGGCCATCTACAAATCTCCATCGGAAGAGATCGCAAAGAAAAGCCTTGATGATTTTTCTGCCAAGTGGGACAGTCAGTATCCGATGATCAGCAAGTCCTGGAGAAGTAATTGGGAATCGGTGATTCCTTTTTTGGCTTACCCACCTAATATTCGTAAGGCGATATACACTACAAACGCTATCGAATCTATGAATATGGGTCTAAGAAAAATAATCAAGAATCGGGGATCCTTTCCTACCGATGAGGCGGCAGTCAAGCTTCTCTATTTAGCGTTGAATAATATGTCTAAAAAATGGACCATGCCGATTCAAGATTGGGGAAAAGCAATGAATCAGTTTTCAATTATTTTCGGAGATCGATTGAAATTAGATTCGTTTTAA
- a CDS encoding TIGR04452 family lipoprotein, with translation MNKVSVIVLKAIFIVSLFSCSITGYDGVPGKEVKRRLGNVLIPIALAGENSNTGLLSVSMFLDTIDQSAYYREDSIRNCEERMSHLLLSVLDHNFSLRIDCKLKTKGYLK, from the coding sequence ATGAACAAAGTATCGGTAATCGTACTAAAAGCTATCTTCATCGTTTCTTTATTTTCCTGCTCAATTACAGGATATGACGGAGTTCCGGGAAAAGAAGTTAAACGGAGACTCGGAAACGTATTAATTCCTATTGCCTTAGCCGGAGAAAATTCGAATACCGGGTTGTTGTCGGTGAGTATGTTTTTAGATACCATAGATCAATCCGCTTATTATCGAGAAGATTCCATACGAAATTGTGAAGAAAGAATGTCCCACTTACTGTTGTCTGTGTTAGATCATAATTTTAGTCTACGAATTGACTGTAAGCTAAAGACAAAAGGATATTTAAAATAA
- a CDS encoding tyrosine-type recombinase/integrase: MNLSVFSGELQAFYNSGFRVSELTRIRIKNCSVTNDSLAITIIRKRGKEITIQNAFPVRLYQEVLKTFHSGFISPKEFLFKNSRSINGFYSRQFLWKEINKYSKRILGKPYSVHGCRHAHASSLLLLAGATRVSATLCK; this comes from the coding sequence ATGAACCTGTCCGTTTTTTCGGGGGAACTCCAGGCTTTTTATAATTCTGGATTTCGCGTATCAGAACTTACACGAATTAGGATTAAGAACTGCTCAGTTACGAATGATTCTTTAGCTATAACGATAATTAGGAAGCGCGGGAAAGAAATAACTATTCAAAACGCGTTTCCCGTAAGACTTTATCAGGAAGTCCTAAAAACCTTTCATAGCGGATTCATAAGTCCTAAAGAGTTTCTATTTAAGAATTCGAGATCGATTAATGGCTTCTACTCAAGGCAGTTTCTATGGAAGGAGATTAACAAATACTCTAAGAGAATATTAGGAAAACCCTACTCAGTCCATGGTTGCCGTCATGCTCATGCCAGTAGCTTGTTGCTCTTAGCTGGAGCGACGAGGGTGTCAGCTACATTGTGTAAATGA